Proteins from a single region of Cryptococcus neoformans var. grubii H99 chromosome 5, complete sequence:
- a CDS encoding translocation protein SEC72, with amino-acid sequence MAHAPPLPPPGAAPLSPAHLSLLDALPHTHVPHALKTVTVPANAPPDIAGKSFALVVCSLHDQQKCDQCAVDFAPVNFLHQFLRFAPAEAIPPPPNVAPPPQRAQAVTNLKEAGNNAFKAQKFDVASQFYSKATDAALSRPPWEPAALGREEAAITLCNRSASNAFSGNWAAALADAQTVINLKRPWTKGHFRKARALVGLEQYEDAKQAVIDGLQYEPNDKELNNFLQEIEEKIKEADKAFPDTVQ; translated from the exons ATGGCGCACGCACCCCCCCTCCCGCCGCCGGGGGCAGCCCCGCTCAGCCCAGCGCACCTCAGCCTCCTCGACGCCCTCCCCCACACGCACGTGCCGCACGCCCTCAAGACGGTCACCGTCCCCGCCAACGCCCCCCCGGACATCGCCGGCAAGTCCTTTGCACTCGTCGTATGCAGCCTCCACGACCAGCAAAAGTGCGACCAGTGCGCAGTCGACTTTGCCCCCGTCAACTTTCTCCACCAGTTCCTGCGCTTTGCCCCCGCCGAGGCCATCCCCCCGCCGCCCAACGTCGCCCCCCCGCCCCAGAGGGCACAGGCCGTCACCAACCTCAAGGAGGCCGGCAAC AATGCGTTCAAGGCGCAAAAGTTTGATGTCGCTTCGCAGTTCTACTCGAAAGCCACGGACGCCGCACTCAGTCGACCGCCTTGGGAGCCCGCCGCTCTcggaagggaagaagccgCCATCACGCTTTGCAACCGCTCGGCCAGCAATGCGTTTTCCGGCAACTG GGCGGCTGCTCTTGCCGATGCGCAGACTGTCATAAACCTCAAGAGACCGTGGACAAAGGGACATTTCCG GAAAGCACGCGCTTTGGTCGGGTTGGAACAATACGAGGACGCAAAGCAGGCCGTCATCGATGGGTTGCAATACGAGCCAAACGACAAG GAATTAAACAACTTTCTtcaagagattgaagagaagataaAAGAAGCGGACAAGGCGTTCCCAGACACCGTTcaatga
- a CDS encoding gamma-glutamyltransferase, with the protein MPSIAASSPDHDENAPLLASPTLEAGTTRPPTPSPPWQFWNRPPFRRVHFAEHDQFVPPESVHSESEISADGNERYGTNPKYPRQRLQQEEKMGRWMMYCLLVLVGMVFGTLISRNWQNKGVTGDMPMVPPVWTLPPPTGLPRNDAYLINATTAAVASEDVTCSNLGLSILQDKNGSAVDAAITTTLCIGLLNAFSSGIGGGGFMVVRVPETHEIKDQVLRDIGYDDELGESRVVALDFRETSPALCEKDTYGTHKAGRMAAQVGGLAIGVPGELRGLEAAHKLYGALPWKDVVMPVAELAKGWRVSRELARRLRLFGDFMLSSPTWSAVYAPRGPLLVEGDFIQRLNYGKTLEKIAEEGASAFYQGEIAESSVKTIAKAGGVMTLDDLKSFKAFSYPAIHSTFMSKDIYTTSAPSSGGIMLGLLNVLEPLNITSNNGLKNPLNLHRFIEALKFAFGARSWVTDPAFAKDKKRLEEVYTKEWADEIRKKITDNETHSADYYGLQYDTPIDHGTTHLSTVDKWGGAASVTSTINLIWGSHVMDPKTGIIFNDEQDDFAVPGAPDAFGLWPSPWNYPAPGKKPLSSTSASIILNPTTSSSPSPSLYAVIGGSGGSRIFPSVAQVLLNLFSGLDISESIEAYRVHNQIVPDLTTIEVGPEGVDEEVVEGLKERGHKIGEFDVNIGISEVQAIVVEDGHIFASSDSRKNGIAAGY; encoded by the exons ATGCCGTCCATTGCCGCATCTTCGCCAGACCACGATGAGAACGCCCCCCTCCTTGCGTCTCCCACCCTCGAAGCCGGCACCACACGACCCCCGACACCCTCCCCCCCATGGCAGTTTTGGAACCGTCCACCATTCCGCCGCGTACATTTCGCTGAGCATGACCAGTTTGTTCCCCCGGAATCTGTCCATTCAGAGAGTGAAATCAGTGCAGATGGAAATGAACGATATGGCACCAATCCCAAGTATCCTCGTCAACGGTTgcagcaagaagagaagatgggccGGTGGATGATGTACTGTCTATTAGTACTCGTCGGCATGGTTTTCGGAACTTTAATTTCCAGAAACTGGCAAAACAAAGGGGTAACCGGAGATATGCCCATGGTACCTCCCGTGTGGACGTTACCTCCT CCCACCGGTCTTCCTAGGAATGACGCGTATCTTATCAACGCCACGACCGCTGCCGTCGCTTCTGAAGATGTCACCTGTTCCAATCTCGGTCTTTCCATCTTGCAAGACAAGAACGGTTCGGCTGTCGATGCTGCCATCACTACGACACTCTGTATCGGTCTCCTGAAcgccttttcttcaggTATCGGTGGAGGCGGCTTCATGGTTGTCCGTGTACCAGAGACGCACGAGATAAAGGACCAAGTGCTCCGTGATATTGggtatgatgatgagctggGGGAAAGCCGAGTGGTTGCCTTGGACTTTAGAGAAACCAGTCCTGCGCTGTGCGAGAAGGATACATACgggactcacaaggcaGGAAGAATGGCTGCGCAGGTCGGTGGCTTGGCTATCGGTGTTCCGGGCGAGCTTAGAGGGTTAGAGGCTG CGCATAAACTTTACGGGGCTTTACCTTGGAAAGATGTAGTTATGCCCGTAGCGGAACTGGCCAAGGGATGGCGTGTATCCCGTGAACTTGCGAGGCGTCTTCGT CTTTTCGGCGACTTTATGCTCTCCTCACCCACTTGGTCTGCAGTCTATGCTCCTCGAGGACCGTTGCTTGTCGAAGGCGACTTTATCCAGAGGTTGAACTATGGCAAGActttggagaagattgcAGAGGAGGGCGCTAGTGCATTTTATCAAGGCGAGATTGCTGAGAGCAGCGTAAAAACTATTGCCAAGGCCGGCGGTGTCATGACTTTAGATGAT CTTAAATCATTCAAAGCCTTTTCTTACCCTGCGATCCATTCTACCTTCATGTCCAAAGATATATACACCACCTCTgcaccttcttccggcGGGATCATGCTCGGTCTGCTCAACGTCCTTGAGCCGCTAAACATTACTTCCAACAACGGTCTCAAAAACCCTCTCAACCTCCATCGTTTTATTGAGGCGCTCAAATTCGCTTTCGGGGCTAGGTCCTGGGTGACGGATCCCGCTTTTGCCAAGGATAAGAAGAGGCTTGAAGAAGTTTATACCAAGGAATGGGCTGATGAGATTAGGAAAAAGATTACAGAT AATGAAACACACTCTGCCGATTATTATGGACTTCAGTACGATACCCCTATCGATCACGGAACTACCCATCTTAGCACTGTAGACAAATGGGGCGGGGCGGCAAGTGTTACCTCGACG ATCAATCTTATTTGGGGAAGCCATGTTATGGACCCCAAGACGGGTATTATCTTCAACGACGAGCAGG ATGATTTCGCAGTCCCCGGCGCTCCTGATGCATTCGGTCTGTGGCCCAGCCCATGGAACTATCCCGCACCCGGTAAAAA ACCACTATCCTCCACATCtgcctccatcatcctcaaccccaccacctcttcatccccttccccctccctATACGCCGTCATCGGCGGCTCAGGCGGCTCCCGCATCTTCCCCTCCGTTGCCCAAGTACTGTTAAACCTCTTCTCAGGGCTCGATATCTCCGAATCGATCGAAGCGTACAGGGTGCATAACCAGATTGTGCCGGATCTGACTACTATTGAAGTTGGGCCGGAGGgggtggatgaagaggttgtggaagggttgaaggagaggggTCATAAGATTGGGGAGTTTGATGTGAATATTGGTATTTCTGAAG TGCAAGCGATTGTGGTAGAGGATGGACATATATTTGCGTCAAGTGATTCTAGAAAGAACGGTATAGCTGCGGGTTATTAA
- a CDS encoding succinate-semialdehyde dehydrogenase (NADP), producing the protein MPIRSPASLSLKRSTHFTTATRRLHTSTPTLIAAASLSKKLQLPNPQLTPRLLAPNGSRTMSNWPKVTSENPLGLDDPSLFIQKGFINGQYVGTQSGKTFEVNDPASGKAIGTCPEMTVEDTRHAIEVAEKAFATFRSTTPVQRSNWLSELYRLYQASIKDIARLIVWENGKSWNDAMAEATYAGSFFSWFAGEALRTYGEVIPCSVPGTRNFSIKQPIGVVALLCPWNFPAAMIARKMGPALAVGCTSVIKTPSETPFTTLAIIELARRAGIPDGVINVITTDANLQDVGKELCTNPAVHKVSFTGSTRVGKILASQCSSTLKKMSLELGGNAPLIVFEDADIPTAVAGTIASKFRGSGQTCVCANRIYVHEAIYDEFAKKLAEKVAEFKVGPGFEEGVTHGPLIHSKQAEKVEEHVQDAIKKGAKVLVGGKRGNGTEYIPTVLTNVSDECLIATEETFGPVAALFRFSSEEEVVTRANRAEVGLAGYFFSRDSDRIWRVAEALETGMVGANTGMISQAVIPFGGIKESGYGKEGGRQGTDEYTITKLVAVGTSLHNMPK; encoded by the exons ATGCCAATAAGATCGCCAgcctctctttccctcaaaAGATCCACTCACTTCACAACTGCGACACGACGACTACACACTTCCACTCCTACCCTCATCGCTGCtgcctctctctccaaaaAGCTCCAACTTCCTAACCCTCAGCTCACACCCCGTCTTCTTGCACCAAACGGATCACGAACAATGTCCAACTGGCCCAAAGTCACCTCTGAGAACCCT CTTGGTCTCGACgacccttctctcttcatccagaAGGGCTTCATCAACGGCCAGTACGTCGGTACCCAGTCCGGCAAGACCTTTGAGGTTAATG ACCCTGCCTCTGGTAAGGCCATCGGTACCTGCCCCGAGATGACCGTTGAGGACACTCGCCATGCTATCGAAGTCGCCGAAAAGGCCTTTGCCACGTTCCGCAGCACCACCCCTGTTCAGCGTTCCAATTGGCTCTCTGAGCTCTATCGTCTCTACCAGGCTTCTATCAAGGACATTGCGCGATTGATCGTTTGGGAGAACGGCAAGTCTTGGAACGACGCCATGGCCGAGGCCACTTATGCCggttccttcttctcctggtTTGCGGGTGAGGCTCTCAGGACTTATGGCGAAGTCATTCCTTGCTCTGTCCCCGGTACCAGGAATTTTTCCATCAAGCAGCCCATCGGCGTTGTTGCTTTGCTTTGCCCGTGGAACTTCCCCGCTGCTATGATtgcgaggaagatgggtcCCGCCCTCGCTGTCGGATGCACTTCTGTCATCAAGACTCCTTCCGAGACTCCCTTCACCACCCTTGCCATCATTGAA CTTGCCCGACGAGCCGGCATCCCTGACGGTGTCATCAACGTCATCACCACCGACGCCAACCTCCAGGATGTCGGCAAGGAACTCTGTACCAACCCTGCTGTTCACAAGGTCTCCTTCACAGGTTCAACCCGAGTCGGCAAGATTCTTGCTTCTCAGTGCTCTTCTACCCTCAAGAAGATGTCTCTCGAGCTTGGTGGTAACGCTCCTCTCATCGTCTTTGAAGACGCCGATATCCCCACCGCCGTTGCCGGTACCATCGCTTCCAAGTTCCGAGGCTCGGGTCAGACTTGTGTCTGTGCCAACAGGATCTACGTCCACGAAGCCATCTACGACGAATTTGCCAAGAAGCTCGCCGAGAAAGTTGCCGAATTCAAGGTCGGTCCCGGTTTCGAAGAAGGTGTTACCCACGGTCCTTTGATCCACTCTAAGCAGGCCGAAAAGGTCGAGGAG CACGTCCAAGATGCTATCAAAAAGGGCGCCAAAGTCCTTGTTGGTGGCAAGCGAGGAAATGGTACCGAGTACATCCCCACCGTCCTTACCAATGTCAGCGACGAATGC TTGATCGCTACTGAGGAGACTTTTGGTCCCGTTGCCGCTCTCTTCCGATTTTCttctgaagaggaagttgTAACGAGGGCCAACCGTGCCGAAGTCGGTCTTGCCGgctacttcttctccaggGACTCTGACAGGATCTGGAGGGTTGCCGAGGCCCTTGAGACCGGTATGGTTGGTGCCAACACCGGTATGATCTCGCAAGCCGTCAT TCCCTTTGGTGGTATCAAGGAGTCTGGTTATGGCAAGGAAGGTGGTCGACAAGGTACGGATGAGTACACCATCACCAAGCTTGTGGCCGTCGGCACTTCATTGCACAACATGCCAAAgtaa
- a CDS encoding impact family protein, which yields MLTRRAHSLLTLFLQRPPIPFLRRHIVSLRPSMSRHTDPIALADAIASLKLPSGPEHPELQQRSAPEPLRDPHGTLLKSIPLTTQFIEHLLSEENFDNDPNLAAIGYELEALMSIYGDDSIRLAFTSRPPSRNSQLSDTPNTERRGSQQWTDAVWNAEIGFTPGERIRYEVSLPVWEEGDALEGVDPTIMPHKAPVMRILVSLPPTYPNSSPPQLQLLGRYLGSFAIDSGLFGNITRTYISSDGAPFNPGDVCVFEGLTHVQSLARTWYAQQLASGAAREAQRNPQITVSASNSPEASDNEDVGYSQRLSPRPTFSYTRAADDTPPTEAMLRIEAGKDHGLRVWVSEEVVDRKSVFVGRAVKVTDERDVPLVVHELLGDKRVARAAHPAIYAYRIAKDVGGPAGKVYNTDYDDDGESQAGGRLRHLLEILELENVMIIVTRWYGGHKLGADRFKHISKVARDALEIGGFLDEKKDEGKGRKGKK from the exons ATGCTCACAAGGAGAGCACACTCTTTACTAACTCTATTCCTCCAACGTCCGCCAATCCCTTTCTTACGTAGACACATCGTCTCACTCCGCCCCTCGATGTCCCGGCACACAGACCCCATCGCTCTGGCGGACGCTATCGCCAGCCTCAAGCTCCCATCCGGTCCTGAACATCCCGAATTGCAGCAACGCAGTGCCCCAGAACCATTACGTGATCCCCATGGAACACTCTTAAAG TCAATTCCTCTCACCACCCAGTTCATCGAACATCTTCTATCGGAAGAAAATTTCGATAACGACCCTAACCTCGCCGCAATTGGTTATGAACTCGAAGCTCTTATGTCAATCTACGGCGATGACTCTATTAGGCTTGCGTTTACATCTAGGCCTCCTTCAAGAAACTCTCAACTGTCTGATACCCCCAACactgaaagaagaggttcGCAGCAGTGGACGGACGCTGTTTGGAATGCGGAAATAGGTTTTACCCCTGGAGAAAGGATTCGCTATGAAGTCAGTCTACCAGtgtgggaggaaggagatgctCTGGAGGGAGTGGATCCGACCATCATGCCTCACAAAGCTCCCGTTATGCGGATATTAGTCAGTTTGCCTCCAACTTATCCAAATTCAAGCCCACCGCAGCTTCAACTCTTGGGACGATATTTGGGCAGCTTTGCCATAGATAGCGGATTGT TCGGCAATATCACCCGCACCTACATATCTTCCGACGGCGCTCCTTTCAACCCTGGCGATGTCTGCGTTTTCGAAGGATTGACCCATGTCCAGTCGTTAGCCCGCACATGGTATGCCCAGCAGCTTGCGTCTGGAGCCGCCCGTGAAGCTCAGCGTAACCCCCAAATCACAGTCTCCGCGTCAAATTCTCCTGAAGCCTCTGATAACGAGGATGTCGGCTATTCCCAACGCCTCTCTCCTAGACCAACGTTCTCCTACACACGTGCAGCAGACGATACGCCACCAACAGAAGCAATGCTCCGAATCGAGGCTGGCAAGGATCACGGACTAAGAGTATGGGTGTCGGAGGAGGTTGTGGATAGAAAATCAGTGTTTGTTGGACGAGCAGTCAAAGTGACCGATGAACGAGATGTTCCGTTAGTAGTGCATGAGCTCTTGGGAGATAAGAGAGTCGCCAGAGCAGCACATCCAGCCATCTATGCTTATCGAATTGCCAAAGACGTGGGTGGCCCAGCGGGGAAAGTTTACAACACTG ACTacgatgacgatggagaGTCACAGGCGGGCGGGAGATTACGGCATCTTTTGGAAATCTTAGAACTTGAGAACGTGATGATCATTGTCACGAGATGGTACGGCGGGCACAAGTTGGGCGCTGATAGATTCAAGCATATCAGTAAAGTTGCTAGAGATGCTTTAGAGATTGGTGGGTTtttggatgagaagaaggatgagggaaaggggagaaaggggaagaagtga
- a CDS encoding cohesin complex subunit SCC1 has protein sequence MILNELIKSGPLAKIWLSAHQERKLSKTQAMGVDVGESVEAILTQDTALPLRSSGPLMLGVVRIYSRKVGYLFDDCKEARERISLAFRPGIVDLPEDQVRASHNAITISSRADFDFNDWTWGPSNFLVPPQPSQAAVTTTVLPGGQGFGAFNFGVPRAPSIYGGSETATSRHGSHDELSSHLGSNEFSGIDLGLNLEGDETIEYGREVVTPISREGSAFAARERSIRAGTLDLAGFGGEGIGDVLPPMAPMDDYDVEMVERMEQFEPMDLGLDFEQEIERARRATTELLTPPPPTPPQESISDLTPRTAAQISAHPAPPIKAAKKPRLVMPDHETELTQEVSDRTAILGTERFIPANLELLQLNEIVSDPASHFLPTLKIGGENWTAVAPLGLAPELTELFAFPSNVLRKGRGLEEAEEDRPAKRARREGEVEAEAEEREHERVEEQMRQAEEDVEVVRRHDFEVGFDAAAEEFVPAFVGDDGDYGIGEAMPMEPLGASPPAFGVSRGPSLAPSRAESIAREIEYGGPVGDFTLAMFDTRSSRAAESQVSQVPSSPSRAEESQREGVPGRHTSMAMGLLRRELEVIEEEDKVVSFEKLADKATKRAASAFFFELLSLGTRDCIKLEQPEAFQDIKIRGKDKLWPSSSQMASQLGSEV, from the exons ATGATCTTGAACGAACTGATCAAGTCGGGGCCTCTGGCCAAGATCTGGCTTTCCGCTCACCAGGAACGCAAGTTGAGCAAGACTCAGGCTATGGGCGTTGACGTTGGAGAAAGCGTTG AGGCAATTTTGACTCAAGACACCGCGCTTCCTCTACGATCTTCTGGACCCCTAATGCTTGGTGTTGTGCGAATCTACTCGCGTAAAGTTGGTTATCTGTTCGACGACTGTAAGGAGGCGCGAGAACGTATCAGCTTG GCTTTCCGACCGGGTATCGTTGATCTTCCCGAAGACCAAGTTCGGGCCTCCCACAATGCAATCACCATTTCATCACGTGCCGATTTCGACTTTAACGACTGGACATGGGGTCCCTCCAACTTTCTCGtccctcctcaaccttctcaagcCGCGGTCACCACCACCGTTCTTCCAGGCGGTCAAGGGTTTGGAGCTTTCAACTTTGGTGTCCCGCGAGCGCCTTCAATATACGGTGGATCTGAGACTGCAACATCGAGACATGGATCGCACGATGAGCTCTCAAGTCATCTTGGTTCAAACGAATTTTCGGGCATCGACTTGGGCTTGAACCttgagggagatgagacTATTGAATACGGTCGTGAGGTCGTGACGCCGATCAGTCGGGAAGGAAGTGCTTTCGCTGCGAGAGAGAGGAGTATCAGGGCAGGAACTTTAGATCTTGCTGGCTTTGGCGGGGAAGGTATTGGAGATGTCCTTCCGCCCATGGCTCCGATGGACGACTATGATGTCGAGATGGTTGAGCGAATGGAGCAATTTGAGCCTATGGATCTGGGACTGGACTTTGAGCAGGAAATCGAGAGGGCAAGGCGAGCGA caacCGAGTTATTAACCCCTCCACCGCCCACTCCCCCACAAGAATCCATTAGCGATCTCACTCCGCGTACCGCCGCCCAGATTTCTGCTCACCCCGCTCCTCCTATCAAGGCCGCCAAGAAGCCTCGTCTTGTCATGCCGGATCACGAGACTGAGCTCACGCAGGAAGTTTCTGACCGCACCGCCATCCTGGGTACTGAGCGCTTTATCCCTGCCAACTTGGAGCTCTTGCAGTTGAACGAGATTGTGTCCGACCCTGCGTCGCATTTTCTGCCGACGCTCAAGATTGGCGGTGAGAACTGGACGGCTGTTGCGCCCTTGGGTCTTGCGCCTGAGCTTACTGAGCTCTTTGCGTTTCCCAGCAACGTTTTGCGCAAGGGCCGAGGTCTCgaggaagcagaggaggaCCGGCCTGCCAAGCGGGCACGTAGGGAGGGTGAGGTTGAGGCTGAGGCTGAGGAACGTGAACATGAACGTGTGGAGGAACAGATGCGTcaagcggaagaagatgtggaagTAGTGCGAAGACACGACTTTGAAGTGGGCTTTGACGCTGCTGCAGAAGAATTTGTTCCGGCCTTTGTGGGCGACGACGGAGACTATGGGATCGGCGAGGCAATGCCGATGGAACCGTTGGGCGCGTCTCCACCTGCCTTTGGAGTCTCGCGTGGACCTTCACTTGCCCCTTCTCGCGCGGAAAGCATTGCTCGAGAAATCGAGTATGGGGGTCCTGTAGGTGATTTTACGCTGGCCATGTTTGACACCCGCTCGAGCAGGGCGGCCGAAAGTCAGGTAAGCCAGGTGCCGTCTTCTCCCAGCAGGGCCGAGGAGTCTCAGAGGGAGGGTGTACCGGGCAGACATACGAGTATGGCTATGGGACTTTTGAGGAGAGAGTTGGAGGTTatcgaggaagaagacaaggtTGTTTCATTTGAGAAACTGGCTGACAAG GCTACTAAGCGCGCCGCGTCTGCATTTTTCTTTgagcttctttctctcgGTACTAGGGATTGCATCAAGCTTGAGCAGCCCGAGGCGTTTCAGGATATCAAGATCCGAGGAAAGGACAAGCTctggccttcttcttcccaaatGGCGTCTCAGTTGGGGTCAGAGGTGTaa
- a CDS encoding ATP phosphoribosyltransferase — protein sequence MSANSASQPAQPESLESSTILLPPSGGDASPSAGGGRASKSSFGYESTMSLLVDSLKDRLLFAIPKKGRLHEKCLELLTGADIKYNRAHRLDVALVQNMPIALVFLPAADIPRFVALGSVALGITGQDVIAESTHAPLITELLPLGFGKCKLEVQVPVTGPIQTLEGLSGARIATSFEVLAGELFNGPNGVDARVGKGKTSVEYVGGSVEAACALGMADGIVDLVESGDTMRAAGLHAIHTLMSSEAVLITSATPHPNLNPTLASFIPLIKSRFAGVLASKRYVYASYNIQRSNLAKALTITPGRRAPTVSPLDENGWVAVSAMVERKEVAKVMDELERTGAEDILIMALDNCRVGV from the exons ATGTCTGCCAATTCCGCCTCTCAGCCTGCTCAACCCGAGTCTCTCGAATCCTcaaccatcctcctccctccctccgGCGGTGACGCTTCTCCCTCCGCTGGTGGTGGCCGTGCTAGCAAATCCTCCTTCGGCTACGAATCAACCATGTCATTGCTCGTAGACTCTCTCAAAGACAGACTACTTTTTGCCATACCCAAAAAGGGTAGATTGCACGAAAAGTGCTTGGAATTGTTGACCGGTGCGGACATCAAGTATAACAGGGCTCATCGATTGGATGTCGCTCTTGTGCAAAACATGCCCATTGCTCT TGTTTTCCTCCCCGCGGCCGACATTCCTCGATTTGTCGCCCTTGGCTCAGTCGCTCTCGGTATCACCGGACAAGATGTTATCGCCGAATCCACCCATGCCCCCCTCATCACCGAGCTCCTCCCACTTGGTTTTGGCAAGTGCAAGCTTGAGGTCCAGGTGCCCGTGACCGGCCCTATCCAGACACTTGAAGGTTTGTCCGGTGCCAGAATTGCGACCAGCTTCGAGGTCCTTGCTGGAGAGCTCTTCAACGGCCCTAACGGTGTCGATGCCAGGGTCGGCAAGGGGAAGACCAGCGTCGAGTACGTTGGTGGTAGTGTCGAGGCCGCTTGTGCGTTGGGTATGGCCGACGGTATCGTTGATCTTGTCG AATCTGGTGACACTATGCGAGCCGCTGGCCTCCACGCTATTCACACCCTCATGAGCTCCGAAGCCGTTCTCATCACTTCCGCTACCCCGCACCCTAACCTCAACCCCACTCTTGCCAGCTTTATCCCCTTGATCAAGTCTCGTTTCGCGGGTGTCCTCGCGTCTAAACGATACGTCTACGCTTCATACAATATTCAGCGTTCAAATCTTGCCAAGGCTCTTACCATCACTCCCGGTAGGAGGGCTCCTACAGTCAGCCCCTTGGATGAGAACGGATGGGTTGCTGTCAGCGCGATGGtagagaggaaggaagtcGCCAAGGTTATGGATGAGCTGGAGAGGACCGGTGCTGAAGATATCTTGATCATGGCACTGGACAACTGTAGGGTTGGTGTTTAG
- a CDS encoding impact family protein, variant — protein MLTRRAHSLLTLFLQRPPIPFLRRHIVSLRPSMSRHTDPIALADAIASLKLPSGPEHPELQQRSAPEPLRDPHGTLLKFIEHLLSEENFDNDPNLAAIGYELEALMSIYGDDSIRLAFTSRPPSRNSQLSDTPNTERRGSQQWTDAVWNAEIGFTPGERIRYEVSLPVWEEGDALEGVDPTIMPHKAPVMRILVSLPPTYPNSSPPQLQLLGRYLGSFAIDSGLFGNITRTYISSDGAPFNPGDVCVFEGLTHVQSLARTWYAQQLASGAAREAQRNPQITVSASNSPEASDNEDVGYSQRLSPRPTFSYTRAADDTPPTEAMLRIEAGKDHGLRVWVSEEVVDRKSVFVGRAVKVTDERDVPLVVHELLGDKRVARAAHPAIYAYRIAKDVGGPAGKVYNTDYDDDGESQAGGRLRHLLEILELENVMIIVTRWYGGHKLGADRFKHISKVARDALEIGGFLDEKKDEGKGRKGKK, from the exons ATGCTCACAAGGAGAGCACACTCTTTACTAACTCTATTCCTCCAACGTCCGCCAATCCCTTTCTTACGTAGACACATCGTCTCACTCCGCCCCTCGATGTCCCGGCACACAGACCCCATCGCTCTGGCGGACGCTATCGCCAGCCTCAAGCTCCCATCCGGTCCTGAACATCCCGAATTGCAGCAACGCAGTGCCCCAGAACCATTACGTGATCCCCATGGAACACTCTTAAAG TTCATCGAACATCTTCTATCGGAAGAAAATTTCGATAACGACCCTAACCTCGCCGCAATTGGTTATGAACTCGAAGCTCTTATGTCAATCTACGGCGATGACTCTATTAGGCTTGCGTTTACATCTAGGCCTCCTTCAAGAAACTCTCAACTGTCTGATACCCCCAACactgaaagaagaggttcGCAGCAGTGGACGGACGCTGTTTGGAATGCGGAAATAGGTTTTACCCCTGGAGAAAGGATTCGCTATGAAGTCAGTCTACCAGtgtgggaggaaggagatgctCTGGAGGGAGTGGATCCGACCATCATGCCTCACAAAGCTCCCGTTATGCGGATATTAGTCAGTTTGCCTCCAACTTATCCAAATTCAAGCCCACCGCAGCTTCAACTCTTGGGACGATATTTGGGCAGCTTTGCCATAGATAGCGGATTGT TCGGCAATATCACCCGCACCTACATATCTTCCGACGGCGCTCCTTTCAACCCTGGCGATGTCTGCGTTTTCGAAGGATTGACCCATGTCCAGTCGTTAGCCCGCACATGGTATGCCCAGCAGCTTGCGTCTGGAGCCGCCCGTGAAGCTCAGCGTAACCCCCAAATCACAGTCTCCGCGTCAAATTCTCCTGAAGCCTCTGATAACGAGGATGTCGGCTATTCCCAACGCCTCTCTCCTAGACCAACGTTCTCCTACACACGTGCAGCAGACGATACGCCACCAACAGAAGCAATGCTCCGAATCGAGGCTGGCAAGGATCACGGACTAAGAGTATGGGTGTCGGAGGAGGTTGTGGATAGAAAATCAGTGTTTGTTGGACGAGCAGTCAAAGTGACCGATGAACGAGATGTTCCGTTAGTAGTGCATGAGCTCTTGGGAGATAAGAGAGTCGCCAGAGCAGCACATCCAGCCATCTATGCTTATCGAATTGCCAAAGACGTGGGTGGCCCAGCGGGGAAAGTTTACAACACTG ACTacgatgacgatggagaGTCACAGGCGGGCGGGAGATTACGGCATCTTTTGGAAATCTTAGAACTTGAGAACGTGATGATCATTGTCACGAGATGGTACGGCGGGCACAAGTTGGGCGCTGATAGATTCAAGCATATCAGTAAAGTTGCTAGAGATGCTTTAGAGATTGGTGGGTTtttggatgagaagaaggatgagggaaaggggagaaaggggaagaagtga